CTCGTACTGGATGAACGGGAACGGCTTCAAGTCGTCCATCGTGACTTTCTTCTTGCCGGCCAGTGGATTGTTGCGTGAAATGAACACATGCAACGGAGCACGGAACAGTGGATGGAATTCCAAATGCTTTTCGCGCAACATCTTGCCAATCACGTCTTTGTTGAAATCGGACAGGTAGATGATGCCGATTTCGGAAAGCATGTTCGCCACTTGGTTGATGATGTCTTTGGTGCGCGTCTCACGAATGGTGAACTCGTATTCGTCGGATTTGATGGAGTTGATCATTTCCACGAACGCTTCGACGGCGAACATGTAATGCTGTGTGGACACGGAGCACAGCTGCTTGCGTGGCTTCGCGTTCTTGTAACGTTCTTCGAGCAGCGACGCCTGATCGAGCACCTGGCGCGCGTAGGTGAGGAATTCCGCTCCGTCCACGGTCAAGGCGATGCCTTGCGACGAGCGGGTGAAGATCTCGATGCCAAGCTCGTTCTCGAGTTCCTTCACAGACGAGCTCAACGCGGGCTGTGACACGTACAGCTCGTGCGAGGCTTCGTTCATGGAACCGCATTCCACGATTTTCACAATATATTTCAGCTGAAGAAGAGTCATAAATTCAGGTTAGAGCCATGTACTGACCGTGGGGGAGTGCTTATACCCTCTTGTCTGGATAGTGGACTGCCGATCGCGCAGATCAAGGACGTGAAAAAACCAATTGCAGCTTGACGAGGATCGCACACAGTTGGAAACCCCACAAACCGTGCTCGACAAAACCGGTCAGGTGTTCGCCCAATGGGAGCGGACCGGCTTGACGGGTCAGGCCTACAAGCAAAAGAGTTGTCCCTATCGGAGTGCTCCATATCGGCATAAGCGACAAAAAGGGATTGCCCGGCTTTCTACACACCAGACAATCCCGTTCGTCACAACCTACTACAGTTCGGTCTACTGGTACAGATGGCCGCCCTGCTCGCGGAAGCGCTCGCTCATCTCTTGCATGCCGGCAGCGATGGTTTGCGCGTCGGCGACGAGCTTCTCCTGTGCTTCGGCATTACCGAATTTTTTGCGGATGTTTTGGCTGATGGCCATGGAGCAGAACTTCGGACCGCACATCGAACAGAAATGCGCCATCTTCGCAGGCTCGGCCGGCAAAGTATCATCATGGAACGCGATGGCGGTGTCCGGATCGTAGCTCAGGTTGAACTGGTCAAGCCAACGGAATTCGAAACGTGCCTTGCTCATGGCATTGTCGCGGTCGATGGCATGCGGATGATGCTTGGCGATATCAGCCGCATGGCAGGCGATCTTGTATGCGATCACACCTTGCTTCACATCGTCCTTATTTGGCAGCCCAAGATGTTCCTTCGGCGTCACATAACACAGCATGGCAGTGCCATAGCGGGCGATTTCCACACCGCCGATCGCCGACGTGATGTGGTCGTAGCCGGGAGCGGTGTCGGTGGTGAGCGGTCCAAGCGTATAGAACGGCGCGTCCTTGCAGATCGCCTTTTCCATCTCGATGTTCATGCGCACGGTGTCGAACGGAATATGGCCGGGTCCTTCGATCATCACCTGCACGTCGTGTTCCCATGCGCGCTGCGTAAGCTCGCCCAAAGTCATCAGTTCGGCGAACTGTGCCGCATCGTTCGCATCGGCAAGCGATCCCGGACGAAGTCCATCACCCAGTGAGAATGCGACATCGTACTTGGCGAAGATCTCACACAACTCATCGAAATGCGTATACAGGAAGCTTTCCTGATGATGCTGCAAACACCATTCGGCCATGATCGAACCGCCACGCGAAACGATGCCCGTCATACGATTCGCCGTCAACGGCACGAAACGCAGCAGCACACCGGCGTGAATCGTCATGTAATCCACGCCTTGCTCGCACTGTTCGATCACTGTGTCGCGGAACAGTTCCCAGCTGAGCTTGGACGCATCATCCTCCACCTTTTCGAGCGCCTGATACATTGGCACGGTGCCGATCGGCACGGGGGAGTTGCGCAGAATCCATTCACGAGTGGTGTGAATGTCGTTGCCGGTAGACAGATCCATCACAGTGTCGGCACCCCACTTGGTGGCCCACGTGAGCTTCTCCACCTCCTCGTCAATAGACGAAGTGACCGCCGAATTGCCCATATTGGCGTTGAGCTTGGTGAGGAACTTCGAGCCGATGATCATGGGTTCAGCTTCGGGATGGTTGATATTGCAAGGCATGACCGCACGCCCTGCGGCCAGTTCGCTGCGTACCAATTCCACGCTGCAATGCTCGCGCTCCGCCACATAGCGCATTTCCGGCGTGATGATGTTGTGGCGCGCGTACCACATTTGCGTCACCGGATGATCCTTGGCCTTCATCGGCTTATGCTGGCGACCACGCCATTCCTTGGAAGCCTTGCCACGTTTGATGGCGCGTTTGCCGTCATCTTCCAAATTGCGGCGACGTCCTTCATATTCTTCGACGTCTCCACGGTCAAGAATCCAGTCCAAACGTAGGGGAGCGAGACCCTCCTTCGGATCGCATTTCGGACCTTCGGTGTTGTAATCCTTGAATGGTGCGTTCGGTCCGACGCCAGGAGTGTCAGACAGTTTGATTTCAGTGTACGGCACTTGCAGATCGTAGGAACCGAATTCGTTTTCGAAATGCACCGGCGTGGTTTTGCGAATATGTGCTTTGTCTCGCTGCTTGGAATCGCGTGCGGCAATGTCGACGCGCTGTTGCTTGGCAAGCTTGGAGGCGGCCTTGGCTTCCTTCGCATTGGTGAACTTCTTTTCGCCGGATGCGCCGTCGGCTGTGTTGTCAGTGTTGATTTCCGCTGTTTTCTGGGCTTTCACGCGCGGCGCGTACCCGTGCTTCGTGTCGCCACGTACGGCTTTCCAGCGCGCTACCATATTGCGGGTTGCAGCTTCCGGATCATCGGCTCCTGCAATCGCGGACACCACGAACCAGCCTGCCGCCTTTGAATGCGCCAGCATCTCCATATCATCTGCGGTCACGCCACCGCCTACCACTACCGGAAAACCACTGGCTGAACAAATGGTGTTGATCTGCTCTTCGTCAAGCGTGCGACCGGAACCGTCATTGCCGCCTACGGACGCTTCCGGCTTGGTGACGGAAACATGCAGTGGTGCCGCACCGATATAGTCGATGCAGCCGTCGGGCAATTCGTTGATGAGTTTGACCAGGCTTTCCGTTTCGGCGGACAAGCCCACGATGGCATCTTCGCCAAGCAGTGCACGGGCTTCGCGCGGTTCCATATCGGTCTGTCCGATGTGCACGCCGTCAACCTTGATGCCTTTGCTGCGGGCCTGCCAGACCACGTCCACACGGTCGTCGATCACGAATGCCACGGAATCCGACTTATTGTTGTCTTCGATGATTTGCGCGATATCACGCGCCATGTCGGTGAGATCCTTCGCGTCAGCGTCTTTGACGCGCAGTTGGATGAAGCTTGCGCCCCCGCGCAATGCGTCATCGATGACGTCGGTGATCGGTCGGCCTTTGCAATCCTGTGGTCCTACCACAAAATAGGCGCTCAGGTCGAAGCTGTCTCGCATCGACGCATATGGATAATTGCTCATGATTCCCCCTTGATTATGCTGTTTTGGGTTGGGAAAACTTGATTTCGCAGGCAATGGGTATGCTGACGCGCCCGTATGCTCGGTTATACGGGATAGAAAATGGAATTACGATTGATGATTGCGCGATGCAGACTGTTTGGTCGACGCATCTGCTGCGCAGACTTTTACGGATGCCAATTGACGCTGGCAATGCGTGTGCGCTACGACACTCATTCTTCGCTCCCTACGTTGGTGCTAACCAACAGGTTCAAAGGGTCAGGCATTCGCCTATCTCAGCTCCGTTGGGGAGCCCCCCTGCTTTACGTGTTGGCTATGAATCTACGCCCTGCACTGGACGTAACTTTCATCGAAGCCCACAGGAGAGTTAGGCCAGCCGTCACTTTCGCATGTATCGCCTCCATCCGCGTCACGCCTCCGCCGCGCAACTCACAGCAAACTCTCCTTGCAGGCTAATCTATACTTCAGTTCAATGCATTGCGTGTGAAAGAGGTCGACTACATGTTGGAAACGGAACGGCTGACATTGAGGGCTTGGGCGGAAACAGATGCGGAAAGCTTGTACTCCTATGCGAAAGATCCGGATATCGGGCCTATCGCGGGCTGGCCCGCACACCGATCGAAAGAAGAAAGTCTCAATACGATTCGTCATGTGCTCAATGGCAAGGAATGCTACGCGATTTGCGAGCGCGGCAGCAATAACCCCATTGGTTCGATTGAGTTAAAGCTTAATGGTCATACGGATATGACGGATCGTGATGATGAGTGTGAGTTGGGTTACTGGCTGGGCAAGCCTTTCTGGGGGAGGGGTTATATGCCGGAGGCAGCCAAGGAGGTTATCCGTCATGGTTTTGTTGATCTTGGTATGAGTGCGATTTGGTGCGGCTATTATGACGGCAATCTGAAGTCGAAGCGGGTGCAGGAGAAGGTTGGTTTTGTCTATCATCACACGTGTGATGAGGTACCGGTGCCTCTTATGCACGAGGTGCGTGTCGGGCACGTGAATGTTCTTACCAAATCACGCTGGCAAAATTTAGCTGCCTGCTGATTGTGCTAGAAGCTAACCTAGAATGCTTTGGAAGGGTCTTGGTGGGCTTCGAACGGATGCTGGTCAAGACCCTTTAGAGCTTCATGATGTTTTCCTCGATGCGACGGATGACGTCAATGAAAGCTTCATCGTTGTGCCCGGTTGGATCTGGCAGATTCCAATTATCGTCGAAAGCCTTGCCGATATAGGGACATCCCACGTCGCAGCCCATGGAGATCGCGGTGTCAGGTTTTGGAATATCCGAAATCAGCTTGGAGTATTGCGTTTTCTCCATGTCGATGCCGTAAAGCTCTTTCATGAGTCGTACGGCATCCTGATTGATCTGCGGCTTGGTTTCCACACCTGCGGAATAAAAATCACAATCGGTTCCGCGTAGATGCTTTCCCAACGCTTCGGCAATCTGGCTGCGGCATGAATTATGCATGCAAATAAAAGCCACTTTTCTCATAGCTTTCCCTGTCTGCGATGTTATGATTTCACGATTGCTGTCCCGTATTATACGTTTCGCCCAATGCTCCGCGTTCACATCATCGAATAACACAATGCCCGGTACGACCATGTCATAAGCTGGTCGTACCGGGCATTGGCTTGGATTATTCGCCCCAGACTTCTTCGGCGATGGACCTTACGAGTGCGATCTTGGCCCACTGCTGCTCCTCAGTGAGCTTGTTGCCTTCCTCAGTGGAGGCAAAACCGCACTGGGTGGACAGGCACAAGCGGTCGAGCGGCACATACTGGGCCGCTTCGGAGATGCGAGCCTTAATCACTTCCGGATCTTCAAGTTCCGGTCTCTTGGAGGTGACGAGGCCAAGCACAACCTGTTTATCGCCGGAAACCTCAGCCAGTGGCGCGAAGTCACCGGAACGGTCGTCGTCGAACTCCAGATAGTAGGCGTCCACGTTCTCTTCGCCGAACAGCTTGGCTGCGACCGGAGCATAACCGCCGGACGACAGCCACGTGGAATGGAAATTACCACGGCAGATATGGGTGTTGATCACCAAATCATCAGGCTGGTCTGCGATCACTGCGTTGATCACGTCAAGATTCTCCTGCTGCAGGCGGGCCGCATCCTCATCGCTCCAGCCGAGACGCTCACGCACGCTCTTGTCGCACAGGCGAGTCCAAGTGCAGTCATCGAACTGCACGTTACGGCAGCCGGCGGCATACAGGTCGGCAATGACCTGACGGTATGCGGCCACGATATCCGCGGTCAGCTCGTCGTCATCTTTGTAGAACTCGTCGTACGGGTAGGCGTTCTTGTTGCCGGTAAGCACGAAACGGGTCTGCGCTGGGGAAGGCATGGTCTGGCGAGCAACGGTATTGTCATCTTCAAACTGCCTGACGAACTTGAAATGCTCCACGAACGGATGATCGTGTCCGTCGAGCTTGCCGGTCACCGTGGCAGTGTCGGCGGGAGTGACCTCGTCATGGAAGGCAACGCGATGGGCGGCTGCGACATGGTCCACGCCGTTGAAGCCCCACATGAAATCGAAATGCCACCAGCCGCGACGGAATTCACCATCGGTGATGACATGCAGGCCGGCGGCCTTCTGCTTGGCAACCAGATCAGTGATCAGCCTGTCTTCGACAGCTTTCAATTCAGCGGCATCAATAATACCTGCAGCATAATCTGCACGAGCCTGCTTGAGTTCGTCCGGACGCAGATAAGAACCGACCACATCGGCGCGGAACGGCGCATTCTTGGAATATGTCATGATTCTCCTTCGACTATTGACTTGCAATTAACAATCACAACGACAAAACCAACAATATGCTATCCCACCACCCACAAACACGACGTATTCCATCCGCCTGGTTGACAACGTACTTCCGTCCATCCGCAGAGTTTTCAATGCTGGAATAAATGGGGGTAAATGACACTGCATGGCGTTCCGATATTGGCAGACGCGCGGCCGATGATTGTGCAAAGAATCGCGAAAGGCATGCGGAATCACGACATGAGTGGCGTTGTGTTCGTATATAATCGCAACGGACATGAACGACTGCAAGGAGGCTGCCATGACTGTGCCGCAACGAGTGCTTGACACCATGAATTCCGGACTGATCTACACCTGCGATGACGAAGAGATGATCAAAGCACAGAAGGAACAGATGGAACTGCTATACGACTTCAATGCAACCCGCCCCAGTCAAATGACGCAACGCAACGAAATCGCACGCCAACTGCTTGGCGAATTCGGCGAGGACGCTTATATCGAACCGCCGTTACATGCCAATTGGGGATGCAACACGTATTTCAGTGCGCACGCTTACGCCAATTTCAACCTTACGTTAGTTGATGATGGTGAAGTGCATATCGGCGAACATACCATGATCGGCCCGAACTGCACTATCATTACCACCGGCCATCCGATTCGTCCTGACCTGCGCGAGAAGGTCACACAGTATTCTCTGCCGGTCACCAT
This window of the Bifidobacterium pseudocatenulatum DSM 20438 = JCM 1200 = LMG 10505 genome carries:
- a CDS encoding LysR family transcriptional regulator — translated: MTLLQLKYIVKIVECGSMNEASHELYVSQPALSSSVKELENELGIEIFTRSSQGIALTVDGAEFLTYARQVLDQASLLEERYKNAKPRKQLCSVSTQHYMFAVEAFVEMINSIKSDEYEFTIRETRTKDIINQVANMLSEIGIIYLSDFNKDVIGKMLREKHLEFHPLFRAPLHVFISRNNPLAGKKKVTMDDLKPFPFIQYEQGEEGSFFFAEEAVWPEYSPKQINVTDRATILNFIIGLNGYTVCTGIDNGDLNNEKIVTVPLDTDETMLVGWITNERAKLSKAAENYLEKLKSVVADHGYNLID
- the thiC gene encoding phosphomethylpyrimidine synthase ThiC; protein product: MMSNYPYASMRDSFDLSAYFVVGPQDCKGRPITDVIDDALRGGASFIQLRVKDADAKDLTDMARDIAQIIEDNNKSDSVAFVIDDRVDVVWQARSKGIKVDGVHIGQTDMEPREARALLGEDAIVGLSAETESLVKLINELPDGCIDYIGAAPLHVSVTKPEASVGGNDGSGRTLDEEQINTICSASGFPVVVGGGVTADDMEMLAHSKAAGWFVVSAIAGADDPEAATRNMVARWKAVRGDTKHGYAPRVKAQKTAEINTDNTADGASGEKKFTNAKEAKAASKLAKQQRVDIAARDSKQRDKAHIRKTTPVHFENEFGSYDLQVPYTEIKLSDTPGVGPNAPFKDYNTEGPKCDPKEGLAPLRLDWILDRGDVEEYEGRRRNLEDDGKRAIKRGKASKEWRGRQHKPMKAKDHPVTQMWYARHNIITPEMRYVAEREHCSVELVRSELAAGRAVMPCNINHPEAEPMIIGSKFLTKLNANMGNSAVTSSIDEEVEKLTWATKWGADTVMDLSTGNDIHTTREWILRNSPVPIGTVPMYQALEKVEDDASKLSWELFRDTVIEQCEQGVDYMTIHAGVLLRFVPLTANRMTGIVSRGGSIMAEWCLQHHQESFLYTHFDELCEIFAKYDVAFSLGDGLRPGSLADANDAAQFAELMTLGELTQRAWEHDVQVMIEGPGHIPFDTVRMNIEMEKAICKDAPFYTLGPLTTDTAPGYDHITSAIGGVEIARYGTAMLCYVTPKEHLGLPNKDDVKQGVIAYKIACHAADIAKHHPHAIDRDNAMSKARFEFRWLDQFNLSYDPDTAIAFHDDTLPAEPAKMAHFCSMCGPKFCSMAISQNIRKKFGNAEAQEKLVADAQTIAAGMQEMSERFREQGGHLYQ
- a CDS encoding GNAT family N-acetyltransferase — translated: MLETERLTLRAWAETDAESLYSYAKDPDIGPIAGWPAHRSKEESLNTIRHVLNGKECYAICERGSNNPIGSIELKLNGHTDMTDRDDECELGYWLGKPFWGRGYMPEAAKEVIRHGFVDLGMSAIWCGYYDGNLKSKRVQEKVGFVYHHTCDEVPVPLMHEVRVGHVNVLTKSRWQNLAAC
- a CDS encoding low molecular weight phosphatase family protein, whose product is MHNSCRSQIAEALGKHLRGTDCDFYSAGVETKPQINQDAVRLMKELYGIDMEKTQYSKLISDIPKPDTAISMGCDVGCPYIGKAFDDNWNLPDPTGHNDEAFIDVIRRIEENIMKL
- a CDS encoding 5-methyltetrahydropteroyltriglutamate--homocysteine S-methyltransferase, which encodes MTYSKNAPFRADVVGSYLRPDELKQARADYAAGIIDAAELKAVEDRLITDLVAKQKAAGLHVITDGEFRRGWWHFDFMWGFNGVDHVAAAHRVAFHDEVTPADTATVTGKLDGHDHPFVEHFKFVRQFEDDNTVARQTMPSPAQTRFVLTGNKNAYPYDEFYKDDDELTADIVAAYRQVIADLYAAGCRNVQFDDCTWTRLCDKSVRERLGWSDEDAARLQQENLDVINAVIADQPDDLVINTHICRGNFHSTWLSSGGYAPVAAKLFGEENVDAYYLEFDDDRSGDFAPLAEVSGDKQVVLGLVTSKRPELEDPEVIKARISEAAQYVPLDRLCLSTQCGFASTEEGNKLTEEQQWAKIALVRSIAEEVWGE
- a CDS encoding sugar O-acetyltransferase, yielding MTVPQRVLDTMNSGLIYTCDDEEMIKAQKEQMELLYDFNATRPSQMTQRNEIARQLLGEFGEDAYIEPPLHANWGCNTYFSAHAYANFNLTLVDDGEVHIGEHTMIGPNCTIITTGHPIRPDLREKVTQYSLPVTIGRNVWLGANVTVLPGVTIGDNSVIGACSLVTKDIPANMVAFGQPCKVYREIGEHDDVYYWRDRMINPPYDQKQ